Proteins found in one Oncorhynchus mykiss isolate Arlee chromosome 17, USDA_OmykA_1.1, whole genome shotgun sequence genomic segment:
- the zgc:112334 gene encoding rab GDP dissociation inhibitor beta, producing MQEFDIIVLGTGLKECILSGLMSVGGKKVLHIDRNPYYGGESASISSLEELYKRFQVPCPAKPMGRGRDWNVDLVPKFLLASGQLVKMLVYTKVTRYLDFKVVEGSYVYRAGKVHKVPSTEAEALASDLMGMFDKRRFRKLLLFLLNFEERDPRTYQDMDPNRTSMRELFRHFDLGPDIMEFTGHAMALYRSDDYLDQPCIQTIRRIKLYSESLARYNFSPYLYPLYGLGELPQGFARLSAVHGGSYMLNRGVEEIVMDKGKVVAVKSEGAMFRCKQLICDPSYVPNRVKKVGRVIRVICLLNHPIKNTHDANSCQIIIPQTQVHRKSDIYVCMVSYAHNVASEGMYIAMVSTTVETSNPEKEVQPGLELLEPIQQKFVSISNMMVPIDDGRNSQIFVSRSYDATTHFEMECEDIKDMYRRITGSEFIFGDLRKDCGGDDDDDDED from the exons GAATGTATTCTCTCTGGCTTGATGTCAGTGGGTGGGAAGAAGGTCCTTCACATTGACCGCAACCCTTACTATGGTGGAGAGAGTGCCTCTATCTCCTCCCTAGAAGAG CTATATAAGAGGTTTCAGGTTCCATGTCCAGCTAAGCCAATGGGACGTGGCAGGGACTGGAATGTGGACCTTGTTCCCAAATTTCTACTTGCCAGTG gTCAGCTGGTTAAAATGCTGGTGTACACCAAGGTAACTCGGTATCTGGACTTTAAGGTGGTGGAGGGCAGCTATGTGTACAGGGCTGGTAAAGTCCACAAGGTCCCTTCAACTGAGGCAGAAGCACTAGCTTCAG ATCTGATGGGGATGTTTGACAAGCGCAGGTTCAGGAAGCTTCTTCTGTTCCTTCTGAACTTTGAGGAGAGAGACCCGCGGACCTACCAGGACATGGACCCCAACAGGACCAGCATGAGGGAGCTGTTCCGCCACTTCGACCTGGGACCAGACATCATGGAGTTCACTGGTCACGCCATGGCCCTGTACCGCAGTGACGA TTACTTGGATCAGCCGTGCATCCAGACCATCAGACGGATCAAGCTGTATTCTGAGTCTCTGGCTCGGTATAACTTCAGTCCGTACCTCTATCCACTGTATGGGCTAGGGGAATTACCTCAGGGCTTTGCCAG GTTAAGTGCAGTGCATGGAGGGTCCTACATGTTAAacaggggagtggaggagatTGTGATGGACAAGGGCAAAGTGGTAGCAGTGAAATCTGAGGGAGCG ATGTTCCGTTGTAAACAGCTGATCTGTGACCCCAGCTACGTGCCCAACCGGGTGAAGAAGGTGGGCCGTGTCATTCGGGTCATCTGTTTACTGAATCATCCAATCAAAAACACCCATGATGCCAACTCCTGTCAAATCATTATCCCTCAAACACAAGTCCACAGGAAATCAG ATATCTATGTATGTATGGTGTCCTACGCTCACAATGTGGCATCAGAGGGGATGTATATCGCAATGGTGAGCACCACTGTAGAGACCAGTAACCCAGAGAAGGAAGTGCAGCCTGGGTTAGAACTACTAGAGCCCATTCAGCAGAA ATTTGTTTCTATCAGCAACATGATGGTCCCCATTGACGATGGAAGGAACAGTCAA ATCTTTGTGTCTCGCTCCTATGATGCCACGACACACTTTGAGATGGAGTGTGAGGACATCAAGGATATGTATCGCCGCATCACAGGATCAGAATTCATCTTTGGTGACTTACGCAAAGactgtggtggtgatgatgatgacgatgacgaGGACTAA